In Leptospira brenneri, the following are encoded in one genomic region:
- a CDS encoding HU family DNA-binding protein, giving the protein MATTPTPMKKSEMLSELAETTGMTKKNVAAFLDSFVELAYKETKKNGAFVIPGLGKLVKRNRPKRKGRNPATGEAIVIPAKTVVKFTLSKTCKDAVVPPKK; this is encoded by the coding sequence ATGGCAACAACTCCTACCCCAATGAAGAAGTCCGAAATGCTCAGCGAACTCGCTGAAACAACTGGTATGACCAAAAAGAACGTAGCAGCGTTCTTGGACTCCTTTGTGGAACTCGCTTACAAAGAAACTAAGAAAAACGGAGCATTCGTAATTCCAGGTTTAGGAAAACTAGTTAAACGCAATCGTCCAAAACGTAAAGGAAGAAACCCAGCAACTGGTGAAGCGATTGTAATCCCTGCTAAAACTGTTGTTAAATTCACACTTTCTAAAACTTGTAAAGACGCTGTTGTGCCTCCTAAAAAATAA
- a CDS encoding diacylglycerol/lipid kinase family protein: protein MRKIKVILNPVSGGGLSAKVWRRVEPELQKKGIPYEFEATTKERAARDIARDAVKQGFHWILGIGGDGTFSNVINGLFENGKLINKNVVFSPIPAGRGNDFIKTVKVPKNPIKALEQVLSGTERSIDLIAITYTKADQTKGNYLCLNLADFGMGGEVVYNVNRSKLASIIGGKGVFLLYTVLGLFTYTNKKITLTLSKFEKITNKCRLIVCANGEYAGGGMWFAPKAKLDDGKMDFLAIQDVTVMETLRKFGYLYRGKLSDDSKVISKQITELTAESEENVFIDVDGENMGQLPAHFKVLPKALPIKC from the coding sequence ATGAGAAAGATAAAAGTAATTTTAAATCCAGTATCAGGTGGAGGTCTCTCCGCAAAAGTCTGGCGACGAGTTGAGCCAGAGTTGCAAAAGAAAGGGATTCCTTATGAATTTGAAGCCACAACTAAGGAACGGGCCGCTCGTGATATTGCAAGAGATGCCGTAAAACAAGGGTTCCATTGGATTTTAGGAATTGGTGGAGATGGAACCTTCTCCAATGTTATCAATGGTCTTTTTGAAAATGGAAAGTTAATTAACAAAAATGTTGTATTCAGTCCGATTCCTGCGGGGAGAGGAAATGATTTTATTAAAACCGTAAAAGTCCCCAAGAACCCGATCAAAGCATTAGAACAAGTTCTTAGCGGAACAGAAAGATCCATTGATCTAATCGCCATCACTTATACAAAAGCGGATCAAACCAAAGGTAATTATCTCTGTTTGAACTTAGCGGATTTTGGAATGGGAGGAGAGGTCGTTTATAATGTCAATCGATCAAAACTTGCCTCGATCATTGGTGGGAAGGGAGTTTTTTTGTTATATACTGTGCTTGGGTTATTCACTTACACCAACAAAAAGATCACTCTTACCCTATCTAAATTCGAAAAAATCACTAATAAATGTAGATTAATCGTCTGTGCCAATGGCGAATATGCGGGTGGAGGAATGTGGTTTGCTCCCAAAGCAAAGTTAGATGATGGAAAAATGGATTTCCTTGCCATTCAAGATGTTACAGTAATGGAAACTTTACGAAAGTTCGGATATTTATACCGAGGTAAATTGTCTGATGATTCAAAAGTAATTTCCAAACAAATTACGGAACTCACCGCAGAGTCAGAAGAGAATGTGTTTATTGATGTAGACGGTGAAAATATGGGCCAACTTCCTGCTCATTTCAAAGTTTTACCGAAAGCATTACCAATTAAATGTTAA
- a CDS encoding Crp/Fnr family transcriptional regulator, with amino-acid sequence MSKLNIPPNQRIFKEGELNNAMYIILQGNVEIFFTVNNSQTRLALMKPGDFFGEMALFSSNPRSATARTITNCEVAVIESKQQLENFLVKNPKFAAKMVSIMADRLARTNELLISSMEKSVAKKIEFSNDVGKEHQIGISDVQDVE; translated from the coding sequence ATGAGCAAACTCAACATTCCGCCGAATCAGAGGATCTTCAAAGAAGGAGAACTGAATAACGCGATGTACATTATTCTCCAAGGAAACGTTGAGATTTTTTTTACAGTGAATAATAGCCAAACTAGATTAGCTCTGATGAAACCTGGTGACTTTTTTGGAGAAATGGCGCTGTTTAGTTCCAATCCTCGAAGTGCAACAGCTAGAACGATTACAAATTGTGAAGTAGCAGTGATTGAAAGCAAACAACAGTTGGAGAATTTTTTAGTAAAGAATCCAAAGTTTGCTGCAAAGATGGTTTCTATTATGGCAGATAGACTTGCTCGCACCAACGAACTACTCATCAGTAGTATGGAAAAATCAGTGGCTAAGAAAATTGAATTTAGTAATGACGTTGGAAAAGAACATCAAATAGGCATTAGTGATGTTCAAGATGTGGAGTGA
- a CDS encoding acyltransferase family protein, translating to MEWELLGIILAGLGSLYLWAFKLPYSIPHPQTSSHGRETRFDVLRGFAMIGIVMIHIHSYFQFFHPADTSVIRTTLFFSNLSRFSVPLFILTSAIFLRKKEGYWVSKIKNLLIPYTLASIIGYFIKYNDYTVLEFLQFYILGKVFAPFYFVPLLMQFYIFFYIFEKFLLNHQYTKVLLLVTFLVNLASNLGIFDSILPKDYHSISIFNYIFFFQLGIQIGLSKDEKHRPTENVSFLFGTFFFVFLFFLICFSGVYGIDFKNHHLIYPSFVFLAIWEILPKFNQKLATIVSFIGNNSLFIFLLHPFVIHTMHSFDPYSFGGPFLGYIVTLILNVGIPTGIAVIVQKGKSLYQSRHFVEPR from the coding sequence ATGGAATGGGAATTACTAGGGATCATACTAGCAGGACTTGGGTCTTTGTATCTTTGGGCATTCAAACTCCCCTATTCTATCCCGCACCCACAAACAAGTAGCCATGGAAGGGAAACTCGATTTGATGTACTTCGTGGTTTTGCAATGATCGGGATCGTTATGATCCACATCCACTCCTACTTTCAGTTTTTCCATCCCGCAGATACTTCTGTGATTCGAACCACCTTGTTTTTCTCTAACTTATCGAGATTTTCTGTTCCTTTGTTTATTCTAACTTCTGCTATTTTCCTTAGAAAAAAAGAAGGTTATTGGGTTTCAAAAATTAAAAACCTACTGATCCCTTACACATTAGCCTCGATTATTGGATATTTTATCAAGTACAATGACTACACTGTATTAGAGTTCTTACAATTCTACATTCTAGGCAAAGTATTTGCCCCCTTTTACTTTGTTCCACTACTCATGCAGTTTTATATTTTTTTCTATATTTTTGAAAAATTTCTTTTAAATCATCAATATACAAAAGTTTTACTTTTAGTTACCTTCTTAGTCAATCTGGCATCGAACTTAGGAATCTTTGATTCGATACTCCCTAAGGATTATCATTCTATTTCTATCTTTAATTATATCTTTTTCTTTCAATTAGGAATTCAAATTGGTCTTTCCAAAGATGAGAAACACCGACCAACTGAGAACGTATCTTTCCTTTTCGGAACTTTCTTTTTTGTATTTCTCTTTTTTTTAATTTGTTTCAGCGGTGTTTATGGAATAGACTTTAAAAATCACCACCTCATTTATCCCAGTTTTGTGTTTTTAGCTATTTGGGAAATATTACCAAAATTCAATCAAAAGTTAGCGACTATTGTTTCCTTTATCGGAAACAATAGTTTATTCATATTCCTTCTCCACCCTTTCGTAATCCATACAATGCACAGTTTCGACCCGTATTCATTTGGTGGTCCCTTTTTAGGTTATATAGTAACCTTAATTTTGAATGTAGGAATTCCAACTGGGATTGCAGTTATAGTCCAAAAGGGTAAGTCTTTA
- a CDS encoding STAS domain-containing protein: MTSTKYKKVVVVFKRTKYELDLETYGSIQAYKEVARQNPEVFERTFESHQRQLQSREFLKSQVFPKADFVFRENFDPEDGNKYDLIIAHGGDNHFTYVAHLAGNTHLIGCNSDPDSSVGALLGFTAEELKTAVANNFKHTRLEAWSLLDTEIQYPNGTKLKTVPAICELSVRNNSPDLTSRFWISYQDKKEEQKCSGLLVYTGAGSTGWITSCFPKKFPSFSKHEPFFHVYSREIRVKSRETEFSLADFRALDQVEVISEMNGGLAVDSLTERHYPFPPYAKATIRLSPEKLFVIVPLKRGESMQDLPYEIEQKRINGTVIVQIKGRMESGPLDRITQTILDEMVGADRKHLILDFSELRYISSLGIRMILDVKMNLQKRNKEMALVGVTSSILQVFHLLGLSNAFQFYNDREEALKSFEEPSKS, translated from the coding sequence ATGACTTCAACCAAGTATAAAAAGGTCGTAGTGGTATTCAAACGTACCAAATATGAATTGGATTTGGAAACTTATGGCTCCATTCAAGCATACAAAGAAGTCGCGCGCCAGAATCCAGAAGTCTTCGAAAGAACTTTTGAATCACACCAAAGGCAATTACAATCTCGAGAATTTCTAAAATCCCAAGTATTTCCCAAGGCCGACTTTGTATTCCGTGAGAACTTTGATCCAGAGGATGGGAACAAATACGATTTGATCATTGCCCATGGCGGAGATAACCATTTCACTTATGTGGCTCATTTGGCAGGAAATACTCACTTAATCGGATGCAATTCTGATCCTGATTCCTCAGTAGGAGCTCTCCTCGGTTTTACTGCTGAAGAATTGAAAACTGCAGTAGCAAACAACTTCAAACACACCCGCCTAGAAGCATGGTCGCTTCTTGATACCGAAATTCAATATCCAAATGGAACCAAACTCAAAACAGTTCCGGCAATTTGTGAACTCTCTGTCCGAAACAATAGCCCTGATCTCACCTCTCGGTTTTGGATTTCTTACCAAGATAAAAAAGAAGAACAAAAATGTTCTGGCCTTCTTGTTTATACGGGAGCTGGATCTACCGGTTGGATCACATCCTGTTTCCCCAAAAAATTCCCATCTTTTTCCAAACATGAGCCATTTTTCCATGTTTATTCTCGAGAAATTCGAGTGAAGTCCCGAGAAACAGAGTTTTCCTTGGCAGATTTTAGGGCTTTAGATCAAGTGGAAGTTATTTCTGAGATGAACGGTGGGTTAGCGGTTGATTCCCTCACAGAGAGGCATTATCCATTTCCACCTTACGCAAAGGCGACAATTCGGTTATCGCCCGAGAAATTATTTGTAATTGTTCCGCTAAAGAGAGGGGAATCCATGCAAGACTTACCATACGAAATAGAACAAAAACGCATTAATGGAACTGTCATCGTCCAAATCAAAGGTCGTATGGAATCAGGTCCACTCGACCGAATCACTCAAACGATTTTGGATGAAATGGTGGGAGCTGATAGAAAACATCTTATTTTGGATTTTTCAGAACTTAGATATATTTCTAGTTTAGGAATTCGAATGATCCTGGATGTAAAAATGAACTTACAGAAAAGAAATAAAGAAATGGCTTTAGTTGGAGTGACAAGTTCCATCCTTCAAGTTTTCCATCTACTCGGTCTTTCCAACGCCTTCCAATTTTATAACGATCGTGAAGAAGCTTTAAAGTCTTTTGAGGAGCCATCTAAGTCCTAG
- a CDS encoding VanZ family protein, which yields MDKKPHPFLPFEDSLVGEKILLVWQESHHSEKNLKDHLLKALDLSEDQIVFTPNAIKQKLMVSFPTEIRSLIAKGDLAGITNLLLAIAKGKSDLNQNPAVDITFELIEWILTGFDLDDVLVETLSTLFETRLTNEFIDQVRAEYIKEFRG from the coding sequence ATGGATAAAAAACCTCATCCTTTTTTACCATTTGAAGACTCTCTTGTCGGTGAGAAGATTCTTCTTGTTTGGCAAGAAAGCCATCATTCTGAAAAAAATTTAAAAGACCATCTATTAAAGGCACTTGATTTATCTGAGGATCAGATTGTCTTCACTCCTAATGCCATAAAACAAAAGTTAATGGTGTCTTTCCCTACAGAAATTCGTTCCTTGATTGCCAAAGGAGATTTGGCAGGTATCACCAATCTCTTGTTAGCAATTGCAAAAGGTAAATCGGATTTAAACCAAAACCCTGCCGTTGACATTACTTTTGAACTTATCGAATGGATTTTAACAGGGTTTGATTTGGATGATGTACTTGTAGAAACCTTATCTACATTATTCGAGACTAGACTAACAAATGAATTTATAGACCAAGTCAGAGCAGAGTACATTAAAGAGTTCCGTGGTTGA
- a CDS encoding TetR/AcrR family transcriptional regulator, producing MGVSERKKREFAQREADILNCAIELFRTKHPSLVKMDDIAKQLEIGRGTIYLHFKSKDDLMARIQYEDYLRLRGRLEKSLDEQTAIEMSRKAIRAYIDHCLGDRHMYVVARQCGVNLNINNVSEDMRKLLTDERTNRLTLLEKIYKQAKQENLINARGTYPNVAVAWGMIRGAVEVILEGHFQNEIKSEKAYLETIEHVLFYGLFSGGNKGET from the coding sequence ATGGGTGTTTCTGAAAGGAAAAAACGTGAATTTGCACAAAGAGAAGCTGATATTCTCAATTGTGCCATTGAACTTTTTAGAACCAAACATCCGTCACTGGTAAAGATGGATGACATTGCCAAACAATTGGAGATTGGTCGAGGAACGATTTATTTACACTTCAAAAGTAAAGACGATTTGATGGCTCGTATTCAATACGAAGATTATCTTCGTCTTCGAGGACGTTTAGAAAAATCGTTAGATGAACAAACTGCCATTGAAATGTCTAGAAAAGCAATTAGAGCTTATATTGATCATTGTTTGGGTGACCGCCATATGTATGTTGTTGCAAGGCAGTGTGGGGTTAACCTAAACATCAATAATGTTTCTGAAGATATGCGAAAACTATTAACTGATGAAAGAACAAATAGGTTAACACTTTTAGAAAAGATTTATAAACAAGCAAAACAGGAAAACCTAATCAACGCTAGAGGAACTTATCCTAATGTTGCAGTCGCTTGGGGTATGATTCGTGGTGCTGTGGAAGTGATTCTGGAAGGGCACTTCCAAAATGAAATCAAAAGTGAAAAGGCTTATTTAGAAACGATCGAACATGTCCTATTCTATGGTTTATTTTCTGGTGGAAACAAAGGAGAGACTTAA
- a CDS encoding HDOD domain-containing protein: protein MSIPPLITFQEDFLSGKLISKEYVHFSEIDCPELDVWIGRIVRSISLEFLHEILFTILSELLVNGCKANGKRVFFQKQGLNLWDEKDYSRGIPLYKDEFGHNRKRVFLELDESPYKIILSTIFKEDYIEFRVTNNAKILPEEKNRILKRVQASAKYKNINDAYRESIDNEESSGLGIVLIHILLRNSGISNQFFQLITTEENTEVIIRIPKQLIPKENQVSIKNLLVREVNSLPPLPPQIQKLIITANKKDVDWHEISAQVEKDPAITAEILKIVNSPLFGAHTPIISVLEGVKRIGLKNLESIFLTLGAKKILNSRYAKQVLVWTHSFKTSMYARFLIEDSKKHLKLLEPAIICGLLHDLGRMVLLSLDLSQINQIRVLRSDDSNEISEWVEEYTLGTTHSEIGYLMSEKWKFPEEILDVIRYHHKPWQCKTRNNILCQIIYLADILANIGRGKGNYFTVEPEVLEYFEIKSEKEFRDMQDRFKLQFEEHREEYQNLLA, encoded by the coding sequence ATGTCGATTCCCCCACTCATTACTTTCCAGGAGGACTTTCTTTCCGGAAAATTGATTTCCAAAGAATATGTCCACTTTTCGGAAATCGACTGCCCGGAATTGGACGTCTGGATAGGAAGGATCGTTCGGAGTATCTCCTTAGAATTTCTACATGAAATTCTCTTCACAATCCTGAGTGAACTACTAGTAAACGGATGTAAGGCTAACGGGAAACGTGTATTTTTTCAGAAACAAGGGCTTAATCTTTGGGACGAAAAAGATTATTCCAGAGGTATTCCGCTCTATAAAGACGAATTTGGGCACAACCGCAAACGTGTGTTTTTGGAACTCGATGAATCCCCTTACAAAATAATTTTAAGTACTATTTTTAAAGAAGATTATATAGAATTCAGAGTTACCAATAATGCAAAAATACTTCCCGAAGAAAAGAACAGAATCCTAAAACGAGTACAGGCATCCGCAAAATACAAAAACATTAACGATGCCTATCGCGAGTCTATTGATAATGAAGAAAGCTCAGGACTTGGAATCGTACTCATTCATATCTTACTTAGAAATTCTGGAATTTCTAACCAGTTCTTTCAACTGATAACAACAGAAGAAAATACGGAAGTTATCATTCGGATTCCAAAACAACTTATCCCCAAAGAGAATCAAGTTAGTATCAAAAATCTTTTGGTTCGTGAAGTGAATAGTCTTCCTCCTCTGCCCCCGCAAATTCAAAAACTAATCATTACTGCAAATAAGAAGGATGTGGATTGGCATGAAATCTCGGCCCAAGTGGAAAAAGATCCTGCCATTACTGCTGAAATTCTAAAAATTGTAAATTCACCGCTATTTGGTGCTCATACACCAATCATTTCCGTTTTAGAAGGTGTAAAAAGGATCGGACTGAAAAACCTAGAATCGATTTTTTTAACCTTAGGCGCGAAAAAGATACTTAACTCTCGTTATGCGAAGCAAGTTTTAGTTTGGACTCATTCGTTTAAAACTTCGATGTATGCAAGATTTTTAATAGAAGATAGTAAAAAACATTTAAAACTATTAGAGCCTGCAATCATTTGTGGATTACTTCATGATTTAGGTCGAATGGTTCTTTTATCCTTGGACTTAAGCCAAATCAACCAAATCCGAGTTCTGAGAAGCGATGACAGTAACGAAATTTCTGAATGGGTAGAAGAATACACTTTGGGAACAACACATTCTGAGATTGGGTATTTGATGTCAGAAAAATGGAAGTTCCCTGAAGAAATTTTGGATGTAATTCGTTACCATCACAAACCTTGGCAATGTAAAACAAGAAACAATATTTTATGCCAAATCATATATTTAGCAGACATTTTGGCCAATATCGGCCGTGGGAAGGGAAATTATTTCACTGTCGAACCTGAAGTCTTAGAATATTTTGAAATTAAATCAGAAAAAGAATTTCGCGATATGCAAGATAGGTTTAAACTCCAATTTGAGGAACATAGAGAAGAATACCAAAATCTCTTAGCTTAG
- a CDS encoding FAD-binding oxidoreductase — MQTRTIYKWGSPDVEEKLPEHTLKFLEEQFPVDQEFKTSFPKGELPLNPLKKSKISTATITKLKQIVGKDNVSLDDASRAKHSIGKFYTEIYKARFGEVTDVVDVVVSPKSEQEVVAVIALANTSKIPVIPYGAGSTVTKALQAPKGGISLDLSRLNRILEFNAIDSTVTVEAGVYGPVLEKHLNERGYTCGHFPQSFEFSTVGGWIAAKGAGQASTGYGKIEDILLGLTAITPSGKFESKAYPAASIGPDLFRLFLGTEGSFGVITKATLKIRKYHPENSAKGSYVFKSFEKAVETMREVMQSGFGKPHFFRIQDPEETDIAFHMSGLHGGKEDLFLRFIGYKPMERSLMHIIVDGDPTYAKEVLKKIKKIAKRNGGFSTGESPVNKWLHQRYSSAYLRDYLMDEGIRIDTLETAVSWSNLHELWEKTRAYIKSHDNTSCMVHISHAYENGANLYFIFLSPINGKNEITDFVKFHKGIIDSIHKHGGSLSHHHGIGRMLSPWMEGEVGKEGLRILSSLKKTFDPKGIMNPGGLLGLK, encoded by the coding sequence ATGCAAACTCGTACAATTTATAAATGGGGATCCCCCGATGTAGAAGAAAAACTACCGGAACATACTTTAAAATTTTTAGAAGAACAGTTCCCGGTGGACCAAGAGTTTAAAACATCTTTTCCGAAAGGCGAGTTACCTCTTAATCCTTTAAAAAAATCAAAAATTTCTACTGCCACTATTACCAAACTAAAACAAATTGTTGGAAAAGATAATGTCTCGTTAGACGATGCTTCGCGTGCCAAACATTCCATTGGTAAATTTTATACAGAGATATACAAAGCAAGATTTGGCGAAGTCACAGACGTGGTGGATGTTGTTGTATCACCAAAGTCAGAACAAGAAGTGGTTGCGGTCATAGCACTTGCCAATACATCAAAAATTCCCGTGATTCCTTACGGTGCTGGTTCCACTGTTACCAAAGCCTTACAAGCTCCTAAAGGTGGAATCTCTTTAGATTTATCTCGGCTCAATCGAATTTTAGAGTTTAATGCTATTGATTCGACTGTCACTGTGGAAGCTGGGGTTTATGGCCCTGTTTTAGAAAAACATTTAAATGAACGTGGTTATACTTGTGGCCATTTTCCACAATCCTTTGAATTTTCAACTGTTGGTGGTTGGATTGCTGCTAAAGGTGCAGGCCAAGCTTCGACTGGATATGGGAAAATAGAAGACATTCTCCTTGGTTTAACAGCAATTACTCCATCAGGTAAATTTGAATCAAAGGCTTATCCTGCCGCTTCCATAGGTCCTGACCTTTTCCGATTGTTTTTAGGAACAGAGGGAAGTTTTGGTGTTATTACCAAAGCCACCTTGAAGATTCGTAAGTATCATCCTGAAAATTCTGCCAAAGGTTCCTATGTGTTTAAAAGTTTTGAAAAGGCAGTAGAGACAATGAGAGAAGTGATGCAATCCGGTTTTGGTAAACCACATTTCTTTCGAATCCAAGATCCAGAAGAAACAGATATCGCATTTCATATGAGTGGACTTCATGGTGGGAAAGAAGATTTATTTTTAAGGTTCATTGGTTATAAACCAATGGAAAGATCTCTAATGCACATCATTGTAGATGGTGATCCAACTTATGCAAAAGAAGTTCTAAAAAAGATTAAAAAAATTGCAAAACGGAATGGTGGATTTTCTACAGGAGAGTCTCCTGTCAACAAGTGGTTGCACCAAAGATATTCTAGTGCGTATCTTCGTGATTATCTAATGGATGAAGGAATCAGAATTGATACCTTGGAGACGGCTGTTAGCTGGTCAAATTTACATGAGTTGTGGGAAAAAACTAGAGCATATATCAAAAGCCATGACAATACTTCTTGTATGGTTCATATCTCCCATGCTTATGAAAACGGCGCCAATTTGTATTTTATTTTTTTAAGCCCAATCAATGGGAAAAATGAAATTACAGACTTTGTAAAGTTTCACAAAGGAATTATTGATAGCATTCACAAACATGGCGGTTCTTTGTCTCATCATCATGGAATTGGAAGGATGTTGTCTCCATGGATGGAAGGTGAGGTTGGAAAAGAAGGCCTTCGTATTTTGTCTTCTCTCAAAAAAACTTTTGATCCGAAAGGAATTATGAATCCAGGTGGATTGTTAGGACTTAAGTAA